In the Sarcophilus harrisii chromosome 1, mSarHar1.11, whole genome shotgun sequence genome, one interval contains:
- the LOC100926104 gene encoding cytochrome P450 7A1 — MLTISISLIWGFVVAVCCCLWLIIGIRRRRLGEPPLDNGLIPYVGCALQFGANPLEFLRTKKRKYGHIFTCKLMGKYVHFITNPFSYNTVLRHGKYFDWKKINYATSAKAFGHRSIDPSDGNTTENVHETLIKTLQGDALNSLTEAMMENLQYVMKPSVLSKTNPDSWVTEGMCSFCYRVMFEAGYLTLFGKDLTRQEVQRTFILNSLNNFKQFDKIFPALVAGLPIHVFKNAHNAREKLAETLRHENLQKRDNISELITTRMFLNDTLSTFDDMEKAKTHLALLWAAQANTLPATFWCLFHTIRSPEAMKTATEEVRKTLENSGQKISFEGKPISLSQMQLNDMPVLDSIIKEALRLCSASLNIRAAKEDFTLHLEEGSYSIRKDDIIAFYPQLLHFDPEIYPDPLVFKYDRYLDENGKPKTNFYYNGIKLKYYYMPFGSGLSLCPGRLFAVHEIKQFLILMLSYFEMKLVDSQVKYPPLDQSRLGLGILPPTNDIDFKYKLKHL; from the exons ATGTTGACAATATCAAtatctttgatctggggttttgtTGTAGCTGTTTGTTGTTGCTTATGGCTTATTATTGGAATAAGGAGAAG gcGATTAGGAGAACCACCTCTGGACAATGGGCTAATTCCATATGTAGGCTGTGCTTTGCAGTTTGGAGCTAATCCACTTGAatttctcaggacaaaaaaaaggaaatatggtcatatttttacatgcaaactaatgggaaaatatgtacattttattaCCAATCCTTTTTCATACAATACAGTATTGCGGCATGGAAAATACtttgactggaaaaaaattaactacGCTACCTCTGCAAAg GCATTTGGGCACAGAAGCATTGATCCCAGTGATGGAAATACTACTGAAAATGTACATGAGACTTTGATTAAAACCTTGCAGGGAGATGCCTTGAATTCCCTCACTGAAGCCATGATGGAAAATCTCCAGTATGTCATGAAGCCATCAGTTCTTTCCAAAACAAATCCTGACAGCTGGGTGACAGAGGGCATGTGTTCCTTCTGCTACAGAGTGATGTTTGAGGCGGGTTATTTAACTCTCTTTGGCAAAGATCTTACAAGGCAAGAAGTACAGAGAACATTCATCCTAAACAGCCTTAATAACTTCAAGCAATTTGACAAGATATTCCCAGCCTTGGTGGCAGGGCTTCCAATCCATGTGTTTAAGAATGCTCATAATGCAAGGGAGAAATTGGCTGAAACGCTGAGGCATGAAAATCTACAGAAGAGAGATAATATCTCAGAACTGATCACTACTCGCATGTTCCTGAATGACACATTGTCAACCTTTGATGACATGGAGAAGGCAAAAACTCACCTGGCCTTACTTTGGGCAGCTCAAGCTAATACACTCCCTGCTACTTTCTGGTGCTTATTTCACACAATAAG gagtCCAGAAGCAATGAAGACAGCTACtgaagaagtcagaaaaactttagaaaattCTGGTCAAAAAATTAGTTTTGAAGGCAAACCTATAAGCCTGAGCCAAATGCAGCTAAATGATATGCCAGTACTAG ATAGTATAATCAAGGAGGCTTTAAGACTTTGCAGTGCATCTTTGAACATCAGAGCTGCTAAAGAGGATTTCACTTTGCACTTAGAGGAGGGGTCATATAGCATAAGGAAGGATgacataatagctttttatcccCAACTGCTGCACTTTGATCCAGAAATCTACCCTGATCCTTTG GTTTTCAAATATGACCGTTACCTtgatgaaaatggaaaaccaAAGACCAACTTCTATTATAATGGCATCAAGCTGAAATATTACTACATGCCCTTTGGATCAGGACTGTCATTGTGTCCTGGAAGATTGTTTGCTGTCCATGAAATCAAACAATTTTTGATTCTCATGCtttcttattttgaaatgaaaCTTGTTGATAGTCAAGTTAAATATCCTCCTTTAGACCAGTCTCGTTTAGGTTTGGGCATTTTACCACCAACAAATGATATTGATTTCAAATACAAACTAAAACACCTGTGA